The proteins below come from a single Parageobacillus thermoglucosidasius genomic window:
- the purS gene encoding phosphoribosylformylglycinamidine synthase subunit PurS — MYKVKVYVTLRESVLDPQGTAVKGALHSLSYTEVQDVRIGKFMELIVEKSERDINELVREMCEKLLANTVIEDYRYEIEEVVVQ; from the coding sequence ATGTATAAAGTTAAAGTGTATGTTACGTTGCGAGAAAGCGTGCTAGACCCGCAAGGAACGGCGGTGAAAGGGGCGCTTCATAGCTTGTCTTACACCGAAGTGCAAGATGTGCGAATCGGAAAGTTTATGGAACTTATCGTCGAAAAAAGTGAGCGTGATATCAACGAACTTGTCCGCGAAATGTGCGAAAAGTTGCTAGCCAATACGGTGATTGAAGACTACCGCTATGAAATTGAGGAGGTAGTCGTGCAATGA
- the purL gene encoding phosphoribosylformylglycinamidine synthase subunit PurL → MPLLLEPSPTTIKEEKLYREMGLTDEEFAMIEKILGRLPNYTETGIFSVMWSEHCSYKNSKPVLKKFPTEGKHVLQGPGEGAGIVDIGDGLAVAFKIESHNHPSAIEPYQGAATGVGGIIRDVFSMGARPIALLNSLRFGELTSPRVKYLLEHVVAGIAGYGNCVGIPTVGGEVQFDPAYEGNPLVNAMCVGIIRHEDIQRGIASGVGNTVMYVGAKTGRDGIHGATFASEELTEQSEEKRPAVQVGDPFMEKLLLEACLEVVKSDALIGMQDMGAAGLTSSSAEMASKGGFGIEMNLDLVPQRETGMTPYEMMLSESQERMLLVVQQGREQEIYDLFAKYGLEAKAIGKVTDDKMLRLYFRGEVVAEIPVDALAKDAPVYFKPSKEPAYYREFQAMEPYIPVVTNYEETLLALLAQPTIASKEWVYQQYDYMVRTNTVVAPGSDAAVVRIRGTNKALAMTTDCNSRYIYLDPETGGKIAVAEAARNVVCSGAKPLAITDCLNFGNPEKPEIFWQLEKAVDGMSAACRALGTPVISGNVSLYNETNGEAIYPTPVVGMVGLVEDIRHITTQAFQQAGDLIYVIGEAKQEFGGSELQKLLEGRIFGKAPAIDLATEAKRQRELLAAIQAGVVASAHDIAEGGFAVALAECVMSTDGLGAKVTVDGDMTAQLFSETQSRFIVSVKKEDRETFEQLVDAKLIGEVTNDGMLLVEKGDGEVVIRLSAAQMRNVWKGAIPCLLKSKD, encoded by the coding sequence ATGCCGTTACTGCTTGAGCCAAGCCCAACGACGATTAAAGAAGAAAAATTGTACCGGGAAATGGGATTAACGGACGAAGAATTCGCAATGATCGAAAAAATTCTTGGCCGTCTGCCAAACTATACAGAAACGGGAATTTTTTCGGTCATGTGGTCGGAACATTGTAGCTATAAAAATTCGAAGCCGGTATTAAAAAAGTTTCCGACGGAAGGAAAACACGTGCTTCAAGGCCCAGGGGAAGGAGCGGGCATCGTCGATATCGGCGATGGTCTGGCGGTGGCGTTTAAAATCGAAAGCCATAACCATCCGTCTGCAATTGAGCCGTATCAAGGCGCTGCAACCGGTGTCGGCGGAATCATCCGCGATGTGTTTTCGATGGGAGCGCGCCCGATTGCTTTATTGAACTCGCTACGGTTCGGGGAATTAACTTCTCCGCGCGTCAAATATTTATTGGAGCACGTCGTCGCGGGAATTGCCGGGTATGGCAATTGTGTCGGCATTCCAACTGTCGGCGGCGAAGTGCAGTTTGACCCTGCTTATGAAGGCAACCCGCTTGTCAACGCGATGTGTGTCGGCATTATCCGCCATGAAGACATCCAGCGCGGCATTGCATCCGGTGTAGGCAATACGGTGATGTACGTCGGGGCGAAAACGGGACGCGACGGTATCCATGGCGCAACATTTGCTTCGGAGGAGCTGACAGAACAATCGGAAGAGAAACGGCCTGCCGTTCAAGTCGGTGACCCGTTTATGGAAAAATTGTTGCTTGAAGCGTGCTTGGAAGTAGTAAAATCTGATGCGCTTATCGGCATGCAAGACATGGGGGCGGCTGGTTTGACAAGCTCTTCGGCGGAAATGGCGAGCAAGGGCGGTTTTGGCATTGAAATGAATTTAGATCTTGTGCCGCAGCGCGAAACAGGCATGACACCATATGAGATGATGCTCTCCGAATCGCAGGAGCGGATGCTGCTTGTCGTCCAACAAGGACGTGAACAAGAAATTTATGATTTGTTTGCGAAATACGGGCTTGAAGCGAAAGCGATCGGCAAAGTGACCGATGACAAAATGCTCCGCCTTTATTTCCGCGGGGAAGTTGTCGCTGAAATCCCGGTTGATGCCTTAGCGAAAGATGCGCCAGTATACTTTAAACCATCGAAAGAGCCGGCGTATTACCGCGAGTTTCAAGCGATGGAACCATATATTCCGGTTGTCACCAATTACGAAGAAACGCTGCTTGCGCTATTAGCCCAGCCAACGATTGCAAGCAAAGAGTGGGTGTATCAACAATACGATTACATGGTCCGGACGAATACTGTTGTCGCGCCGGGATCGGACGCTGCGGTCGTGCGCATCCGCGGCACGAACAAAGCGCTGGCAATGACAACTGATTGCAATTCGCGCTATATTTATTTAGATCCGGAAACGGGCGGCAAAATTGCCGTGGCGGAGGCAGCGCGGAACGTCGTCTGTTCAGGAGCAAAACCGCTGGCGATTACGGACTGCTTAAATTTCGGCAATCCGGAAAAACCAGAGATTTTTTGGCAGCTTGAAAAAGCGGTGGACGGAATGAGTGCCGCTTGCCGCGCATTGGGGACTCCGGTGATCAGCGGAAACGTTTCTTTATATAACGAAACAAACGGGGAAGCCATTTATCCGACGCCTGTTGTCGGCATGGTTGGACTCGTTGAGGACATCCGGCATATTACGACACAGGCATTCCAACAAGCAGGCGATCTTATTTATGTGATTGGCGAGGCGAAGCAGGAGTTTGGCGGAAGCGAATTGCAAAAATTATTAGAAGGCAGAATTTTCGGGAAAGCGCCGGCCATTGATTTGGCAACGGAAGCAAAGCGGCAGCGCGAATTGCTGGCGGCGATTCAAGCGGGAGTCGTTGCGTCCGCGCACGATATCGCGGAAGGCGGTTTTGCGGTTGCACTGGCGGAATGCGTGATGAGCACGGACGGTCTTGGCGCGAAAGTAACAGTGGACGGGGATATGACAGCGCAATTGTTTAGTGAAACGCAATCCCGTTTTATCGTTTCCGTAAAAAAAGAGGATCGCGAAACATTTGAACAATTAGTAGATGCAAAGCTCATCGGCGAAGTAACAAATGACGGCATGCTTCTTGTTGAAAAGGGAGACGGGGAAGTCGTCATCCGTCTTTCCGCCGCGCAAATGAGAAACGTCTGGAAAGGAGCTATCCCATGCTTGCTGAAGTCAAAGGATTGA
- the purM gene encoding phosphoribosylformylglycinamidine cyclo-ligase encodes MAEAYKQAGVDIEAGYKAVSLMKEHVRKTTRPEVLGGLGGFGGMFDISSLGYREPVLVSGTDGVGTKLKIAFMMDCHDTIGIDCVAMCVNDIVVQGAEPLFFLDYIACGKAVPEKIAQIVKGIADGCVEAGCALIGGETAEMPGMYAENEYDIAGFAVGIAEKSKLVTGSAIREGDALIGLASNGLHSNGYSLVRRIVFEQAKLALDRVYEPLSIPLGEELLKPTRIYVKPLLHVMKQFDIKGMAHITGGGFLENIPRMLPEGLGAEIDCGSWPVPPIFDLLQEKGNLLRRDMFSVFNMGIGMVIAVDSEMIDPVMASLEELGEKAYFIGRVKRGKGVSFSGGAVS; translated from the coding sequence GTGGCAGAAGCATATAAGCAAGCGGGTGTCGATATTGAAGCAGGATACAAGGCGGTCTCCTTGATGAAAGAGCATGTGCGAAAAACGACGCGTCCTGAAGTGCTCGGCGGATTGGGCGGGTTTGGCGGCATGTTCGATATATCTTCGCTCGGTTATCGCGAGCCGGTCCTCGTTTCCGGAACGGACGGGGTAGGGACGAAACTAAAGATCGCGTTTATGATGGACTGTCATGATACAATTGGAATAGATTGCGTGGCGATGTGTGTCAACGATATCGTTGTGCAAGGAGCGGAGCCGCTCTTTTTCCTTGACTATATTGCATGCGGCAAAGCAGTGCCGGAAAAAATCGCGCAAATTGTCAAAGGAATCGCAGACGGCTGCGTCGAGGCAGGCTGTGCTCTGATTGGGGGAGAAACGGCGGAAATGCCGGGAATGTATGCCGAAAACGAATACGATATCGCGGGATTTGCGGTCGGCATTGCGGAAAAGTCGAAACTTGTCACCGGCAGCGCCATTCGCGAGGGGGACGCGCTGATCGGGCTTGCGTCCAACGGCCTTCATAGCAACGGCTATTCGCTCGTTCGCCGCATCGTGTTCGAACAGGCAAAACTTGCGCTTGACCGCGTCTATGAACCGCTTAGCATTCCATTAGGGGAAGAACTGTTAAAGCCGACGCGCATTTATGTGAAGCCGCTCCTTCACGTAATGAAACAATTCGACATCAAAGGAATGGCGCATATTACTGGCGGCGGTTTTCTCGAAAATATCCCGCGCATGCTTCCGGAAGGGTTAGGAGCGGAAATTGATTGCGGTTCATGGCCGGTTCCGCCGATTTTTGACTTGTTGCAAGAAAAAGGAAATCTTCTTCGCCGCGACATGTTTTCAGTTTTTAATATGGGCATTGGCATGGTGATCGCGGTGGATAGCGAAATGATTGATCCGGTGATGGCAAGCTTAGAAGAGCTTGGCGAAAAAGCGTATTTCATCGGCCGCGTGAAGCGGGGAAAAGGCGTTTCGTTTTCCGGAGGGGCGGTGTCATGA
- the purN gene encoding phosphoribosylglycinamide formyltransferase: protein MKNIAIFASGSGTNFQAIVDATKSGIVPARVALLVCDNPGAKVIERAEREHIPAFVFSPKNYASKAGFEQAILTELRKHKIEFIALAGYMRLIGPTLLDAYEGKIVNIHPSLLPAFPGKDAIGQAYRAGVKITGVTIHYVDEGMDTGPIIAQRAVPVYEGETLAQLEARIHDVEHELYPAVLKTLLEQQ from the coding sequence ATGAAAAATATCGCCATTTTTGCTTCCGGCAGCGGGACGAATTTTCAAGCGATTGTCGACGCGACGAAAAGCGGGATTGTGCCAGCAAGAGTAGCGCTATTAGTATGCGACAATCCCGGAGCGAAAGTGATCGAACGGGCAGAGCGGGAACATATTCCGGCGTTCGTGTTTTCTCCGAAAAACTACGCCTCCAAAGCCGGATTTGAACAAGCGATTTTAACTGAATTGCGAAAACATAAGATTGAATTTATCGCTCTTGCCGGTTATATGCGGCTCATCGGCCCAACATTGCTTGATGCGTATGAAGGGAAAATCGTCAATATCCATCCGTCGCTGTTGCCGGCTTTTCCGGGAAAAGACGCGATTGGGCAGGCATACCGCGCAGGCGTTAAAATAACTGGGGTGACGATCCATTATGTTGATGAAGGAATGGATACAGGACCGATCATTGCCCAACGCGCGGTTCCGGTTTATGAAGGTGAGACGCTAGCGCAGCTTGAGGCGCGCATTCATGACGTGGAACATGAATTATATCCGGCGGTATTAAAAACATTACTCGAACAACAATAG
- the purF gene encoding amidophosphoribosyltransferase codes for MLAEVKGLNEECGIFGIWGHEEAAQITYYGLHSLQHRGQEGAGIVVAHQGMLQGHKGLGLVTEVFSDGELQSLKGAAAIGHVRYSTAGGGGYENVQPLLFRSQTGSIALAHNGNLVNAMDLKMQLEEQGSIFQTTSDTEVFAHLIRRSHAPTLKEQIKEALTFVEGAFAFLLLTETELYVALDPHGFRPLSIGRLGNAYVVASETCAFDVVGAAYEREVEPGELIVISAEGMRSERFAPAQARSICSMEYIYFARPDSNVDGINIHTARKNLGKRLALEAPVEADIVTGVPDSSISVAIGYAEATGIPYELGLIKNRYVGRTFIQPSQSLREQGVKMKLSPVRGVVAGKRVVMVDDSIVRGTTSKRIVAMLREAGATEVHVRISSPPITHPCFYGIDTSTREELIASKYTVEEIRQMIGADSLAFLSQEGLLEAIGRSPHLPLRGQCMACFTGNYPTNIGRVRSPLMSTK; via the coding sequence ATGCTTGCTGAAGTCAAAGGATTGAACGAAGAGTGTGGAATTTTTGGGATTTGGGGGCATGAGGAAGCAGCACAGATCACGTATTACGGCTTGCACAGCCTTCAGCATCGCGGCCAAGAGGGGGCGGGAATTGTCGTCGCCCATCAAGGAATGTTGCAAGGGCATAAAGGATTAGGGCTTGTCACCGAAGTGTTCAGCGACGGCGAGCTTCAATCGCTAAAAGGGGCGGCCGCCATCGGTCATGTCCGTTATTCGACGGCGGGAGGGGGCGGCTACGAAAACGTCCAGCCGCTCCTGTTCCGCTCGCAAACAGGGAGCATCGCGCTTGCGCATAACGGCAATCTTGTCAATGCGATGGACTTAAAGATGCAGCTGGAGGAACAAGGAAGCATTTTTCAGACGACATCGGATACGGAAGTGTTCGCCCATCTCATCCGCCGCAGCCATGCGCCGACATTGAAAGAGCAAATTAAAGAGGCGCTCACCTTTGTCGAAGGGGCGTTCGCTTTCCTGTTATTGACGGAAACGGAGCTGTACGTTGCGCTCGATCCGCATGGATTCCGCCCGCTTTCCATCGGGCGGCTCGGCAACGCTTATGTCGTCGCTTCCGAAACGTGCGCGTTTGATGTTGTCGGCGCGGCGTACGAAAGGGAAGTGGAACCGGGAGAGCTTATCGTCATCAGCGCGGAAGGAATGCGTTCTGAACGATTTGCGCCGGCGCAAGCCCGCTCGATTTGCAGCATGGAATATATTTATTTTGCCCGTCCTGACAGCAATGTCGACGGCATCAACATTCATACGGCGAGAAAAAATTTAGGAAAACGCCTGGCACTGGAGGCACCTGTAGAGGCAGATATCGTCACCGGCGTGCCTGATTCCAGCATTTCCGTCGCGATTGGCTATGCAGAGGCAACGGGAATTCCATATGAGCTTGGCCTCATTAAAAACCGGTATGTCGGACGTACGTTCATTCAGCCGTCTCAGTCGCTTCGCGAACAAGGCGTTAAAATGAAACTGTCCCCGGTCCGCGGCGTTGTTGCGGGGAAACGTGTCGTTATGGTCGATGATTCGATCGTGCGCGGCACGACAAGCAAACGAATTGTTGCGATGCTCCGCGAGGCGGGGGCGACGGAAGTGCACGTCCGCATCAGTTCGCCGCCGATAACGCATCCTTGTTTTTACGGGATTGATACATCGACAAGAGAAGAATTGATTGCGTCTAAGTATACGGTGGAGGAAATCCGCCAAATGATCGGAGCAGATTCTCTGGCATTTTTAAGTCAAGAGGGATTATTGGAAGCGATCGGGCGCTCTCCTCATTTGCCGTTGCGCGGGCAATGCATGGCATGTTTTACTGGAAATTATCCGACAAATATTGGCAGAGTGCGGTCGCCATTGATGTCAACAAAGTAA
- the purQ gene encoding phosphoribosylformylglycinamidine synthase subunit PurQ, producing the protein MKFAVIVFPGSNCDVDMYHAIADELGEEAEYVWHDAANLDRFDAILLPGGFSYGDYLRSGAIARFSNVMNAVQKAADEGKPILGVCNGFQILLEAGLLPGAMRRNNSLKFICRPVSLKVENNETMFTSAYKQGEVITIPIAHGEGNYYCDEQTLKRLMENRQIVFRYHGENPNGSLDGIAGIVNEKGNVLGMMPHPERAVDPLLGSADGLRLFQSIVKYWRETHAVTA; encoded by the coding sequence ATGAAATTCGCCGTCATTGTGTTTCCTGGTTCCAACTGTGACGTTGATATGTATCATGCGATTGCTGATGAATTAGGTGAAGAGGCCGAATACGTATGGCATGATGCAGCAAACCTTGACCGTTTTGATGCGATTTTACTGCCGGGAGGGTTTTCGTACGGTGATTACCTTCGTTCTGGAGCAATCGCCCGCTTTTCCAACGTTATGAACGCGGTCCAAAAAGCGGCGGATGAGGGAAAGCCGATATTAGGCGTATGCAACGGGTTTCAAATTTTGCTTGAAGCGGGGCTGCTTCCAGGAGCGATGCGCCGCAATAACAGTTTGAAATTTATTTGCCGTCCGGTATCGCTAAAAGTCGAAAATAATGAAACGATGTTTACATCCGCTTATAAACAAGGGGAAGTGATTACGATTCCAATTGCCCACGGCGAAGGCAATTATTACTGCGATGAACAAACATTAAAGCGGCTGATGGAAAATCGGCAAATCGTCTTTCGCTATCATGGGGAAAACCCAAATGGAAGCTTAGACGGCATCGCCGGAATCGTCAATGAAAAAGGAAACGTACTTGGCATGATGCCGCATCCGGAACGCGCCGTTGATCCGCTTCTTGGCAGCGCGGACGGATTAAGATTGTTTCAATCGATCGTGAAATATTGGAGGGAAACACATGCCGTTACTGCTTGA